The following are from one region of the Salvelinus alpinus chromosome 16, SLU_Salpinus.1, whole genome shotgun sequence genome:
- the LOC139540696 gene encoding large ribosomal subunit protein uL29m-like, protein MAATSAGRVLTLCRQFQNAFRISTSLVAQQSALTLTKSQSYPDRLTYPLLSSNWHCHVGQCRPLHTTINRRGLEEFFDIPENWGEATVKSGAPWAAKQLRTKSNEDLHKLWYVLLKEKNMLLTIEQESKRQRIQMPSPERLKKIERSMKRLDTVVKEREDALRLLQTGQERARPGAWRKDVFGRVYWYRFREHALPWYMNKRYKRKRFYTPLFVTPHIRLRLEKHLRAKTRIQNKEREKQTALQEKFPQMKVQPS, encoded by the exons ATGGCGGCGACCTCAGCAGGACGCGTTTTGACACTTTGCAGACAGTTTCAAAACGCTTTTAGGATTTCTACATCGTTAGTCGCCCAACAGTCTGCTCTCACTTTGACCAAATCTCAGTCTTATCCTGATAG GTTAACGTATCCACTTTTGAGCTCAAATTGGCACTGTCATGTTGGCCAGTGTCGGCCTCTGCACACTACCATCAACAGAAGAGGACTTGAGGAGTTTTTCGACATACCTGAAAACTGGGGAGAGGCAACAGTGAAGTCAG GAGCACCATGGGCTGCCAAGCAACTAAGGACGAAAAGTAATGAAGACTTACATAAGCTCTG GTATGTGCTCCTGAAAGAGAAGAACATGCTGCTTACCATTGAGCAGGAGTCCAAAAGGCAAAGAATTCAGATGCCAAGTCCAGAGCGCCTAAAGAAG ATCGAAAGGTCCATGAAGAGACTAGACacagtggtgaaggagagagaagacgCCCTCCGCCTGCTCCagacaggccaggagagagcaaGACCTGGGGCCTGGAGAAAGGACGTCTTTGGACGGGTCTACTG GTACCGGTTTAGAGAGCATGCCCTTCCTTGGTACATGAACAAGAGATACAAACGCAAACGTTTCTACACACCCTTATTTGTCACCCCCCACATAAG GCTTCGTCTAGAGAAACACCTCCGTGCTAAGACCAGGATacagaacaaagagagagaaaaacaaaccGCACTCCAGGAGAAGTTTCCCCAAATGAAGGTCCAGCCATCATGA